The Caldicellulosiruptor obsidiansis OB47 genome segment CATTGACCATAACACTCTTCAAACAGGTCCAGAGAATGCAGATGATCATCTATACATACAGACTGTTGCCAAAAAACATGGAATATATTTTTCCAAACCCGGCAATGGAATTTGCCACCAGGTTCACCTTGAGAGATTTGCAGTGCCTGGTCAGACACTTTTGGGCTCAGACAGCCACACACCAACAGCTGGTGGGATAGGCATGCTTGCAATTGGTGCAGGTGGTTTGGATGTTGCAGTTGCAATGGGTGGTGGTGAATATTACTTAATTATGCCAAAGATTGTAAAAGTAAACCTCAAAGGTAAACTTCAGTCTTGGGTTTCTGCAAAGGATATTATTTTGGAGCTTTTGAGAAGGCTCACAGTCAAGGGTGGCGTTGGCAAGATTTTTGAGTACACAGGTGAGGGCGTGAAGACTTTATCTATTCCAGAAAGAGCCACAATTACAAATATGGGTGCAGAACTTGGTGCAACAACTTCTATATTCCCATCAGATGAAGTGACATACGAATTTTTGAAGGCGCAGGGAAGAGAGGCTGACTTTGTTGAGATTTTACCAGACCCCGATGCCCAGTATGATGAGGAGATTGAGATAGATTTATCAAGCCTGGTGCCGCTTGCAGCGTGCCCGCACAGCCCTGACAATGTTGTGCCTGTGAGCGAGCTAAAAGGTATAAAGGTTGACCAGGTTGCAATTGGAAGCTGTACAAATTCATCTTACAAGGACCTTATGAAGGTCGCAAAAATTTTAGAAGGTAAAACCATTGCAGAGCATGTATCGCTTGTCATATCTCCAGGTTCAAAACAGGTTCTGAACATGCTTGCTCAAAACGGTGCGCTATCATCACTTGTTGCAGCTGGTGCAAGGATTTTAGAGTGTGCTTGTGGTCCTTGTATAGGAATGGGTCAAGCACCAAGAACAAATGGTATTTCGCTCAGAACATTTAACAGAAACTTTGAAGGCAGGAGCGGTACACCTTCTGCCAAAGTGTATCTTGTCTCACCTGAGACTGCAGCAGCATCAGCAATCACAGGGTATATCACAGACCCAAGGATTCTTGGTGATGAGCCGCAGGTTGAGATGCCAAAGAGCTTTTTAATAAATGACAATTTAATAGTGCCGCCTGCTGAAAATCCCGACGAGGTTGAGGTTATAAGAGGACCGAATATAAAACAATTCCCGCAAGGAAAGCCTTTGCCGGAGGTTGTTGTGGGGAAAGTGCTAATAAAACTAGGAGATAATATTACAACAGACCATATTATGCCATCTAATGCAAAGCTCTTGCCATACAGGTCAAACATCCCGTATTTGTCTGACTATTGCTTGACACCATGTGACCCTGATTTTCCTAAAAAGGCACGTGAGAACGGTGGTGGCTTTATTGTGGGTGGAGTCAACTATGGTCAGGGTTCATCTCGCGAGCATGCAGCACTTGTGCCGCTTTATTTGGGTATAAAAGGGGTTTTGGCGAAGAGCTTTGCACGAATTCACATGGCAAATTTAATTAACAACGGAATCATTCCAATGGTGTTTGAAAATCCGAGCGATTATGATACAATTGAAGAGATGGATGAGCTCAAGATTGAAAATGCAAGAGAGCAGATAGAAAAAAGTGATGTTTTAATAATTGAAAATGTCACAAAAGGATTGAAATACAAAATGATTTTAAACCTGACAGACAGACAGCGTCAGATGATTTTGCATGGCGGGCTTTTGAACCTTACAAAAGCTATGGGTATGAAATAAATAATTAAAGAGGGGAGTGCATCCCCTCTTTATTGAGGCTATCACAAATCTTGATGTGAGGAGGACAAAGAATGGCATACAGAATTACACTTATTCCTGGCGATGGTATTGGACCAGAGGTCACAGAGGCAGCAAGAAGAGTCTTGGATGCATCAGGTGTAAAAATAGAATGGGAAATTGTAGAAGCTGGCGAAAAGGTTATGGGGCAGTATGGGACGCCACTTCCTGACTATGTTTTAGAAAGTGTCAAGAGAAATAAAGTTGCACTCAAAGGTCCGATTACAACACCGGTCGGGACAGGGTTTAGAAGTGTGAATGTTGCGCTCAGACAGGCTCTTAACCTCTATGCTAATGTAAGACCTGTCAAGTCTTACGAAGGTGTTCCTGCAAGATACACAAATGTGGATTTGATAATTGTTCGAGAAAACACAGAAGACCTTTATGCAGGGATTGAATACATGGCTGGAGATGATGCAGCAGTTGGTGTTAAAATAATAACAAGAAAAGCAAGCGAGAGGATTGTCAGGTATGCATTTGAGCTTGCAAGAAGAGAGAAGAGAAGAAAGGTTACGGCTGTTCACAAGGCAAACATCCAAAAGCTTACAGATGGACTATTTTTAGAATGTGCAAGAAAGGTCGCGCAAGATTATCCAGATATAGAGTTTGAAGATATGATTGTTGATGCAATGAGCATGAAACTTGTCCAAAGCCCAGAAAATTACGATGTTTTGGTTATGCCAAACATGTACGGGGATATTCTGTCTGACTTGGCAGCAGGACTTGTGGGAGGACTTGGTATTGCGCCAGGTGCTAACATTGGCGAAGATGGAGCAGTATTTGAGCCAATCCACGGTTCTGCTCCAAAAAGAGCAGGTCAGAACTTAGCAAATCCAACAGCTACAATACTTTCTGGTGTCATGATGCTGAGGTACTTGGGTGAGCTTGAGGCAGCTGACAGAGTTGAAAAGGCGGTGGCTAAGGTTATAAAAGAAGGCAAAGAGGTTACATACGACCTTGGAGGTTCAACAGGTACAAAAGAGTTTGCAGATGCGGTTATACGTGAAATGGAAAAAATATAAACTTGGTTAATATTGAAGGTGATTTTCGATGGTGTATAATAATTACTCTGATGATAAAGATACAAGATATTCTCCTTTGTATGAGAAGATTTTTGAAGTGATAAAAGAAAAGATTTTGATGGGAATTTTAAAGCCGGGAGACCCTCTTGTTGAGGTAAAGCTTGCTGAAGAGCTAGGTGTTTCCCGAACACCAATAAGAGAGGCATTGCGCCAGCTTGAACTCGAAGGGCTTGTATATTCTATTCCTCACAAAGGTGCGTTTGTAGCAGGTGTTACTGCTCAGGACATAGAGGATATATACACAATAAGAATGCTTTTAGATGGGCTTGCAGCGCGCTGGGCTGCCCAGAAGATTACAAAAGATGAAGAAGATGAACTTACTGAAATTATAACTCTTATGGAGTTGTATACAAAGAAAAAAGATATTCCAAAAGTGATGAAAACTGATTCGCAGTTTCACCAGCTTATTTACAAAGCATCGAAGAGCAAACCACTTGAACATGTTTTGTCAACCTTCCACAGCTATATAATCAGAGCAAGGGCAACCTCTTTTGAGACACCTGGTAGGCTTGAGGAGGCTATGGAAGAACACAAGCTCATATTTGAAGCAATAGTCAGCAGAGACCCAGATAAGGCAGAAGAGTACATGAAACTTCATGTCAAAAATGCAGCAAAAAATTTAATTGAGCAAAAGAAAATAGAAGAGAGGACAACGGCAGGGAAATAGAATTTTCCCTGCTTATTTTTTTGCAGGTATTAGTCTTTTTTGAAGGGGGAAGAATACAAAATAAAATTATAAAATAAGGAGAGAAATTTTCTTGGGATGAAAATTGAAAATATCAAAGTTTATAATAACAGAAATATCTATTCAGACAAAAAGGTAGCTGTATTAAAGGTAAAAGGAAAACCTGAAGAAGCAAGCAGCTTTGCCAAGCTTTGCATTCATATTCAAAATCTTATAGGATATAACTTGGTTGAATACTGGGAATGCTTTAGTGTTGAAGATTATATTGATGTTTTGATTGAACATGATAATCCAATTATTGTGTACAAGGTTATTGAATTTGCGTTAGAATGTATGGGAAAAGGCTTTATACCTGAAGATTTTCCTGATAAGATTTCAAAGTTAAAGAAACTCACAATTGAAACAGAGCTTTCGCCAAATACAAGACTTTTGAAAAATGCTTGCATGAAAAGAGGTATAAGGTTTACAAGAATTGGATATACAGATACGTTCATTCTGGGTGAGGGAAAATATGCAAAGCTCTTTGCAGGTCTTATAAGTGAACAAGACTTTAGTGTAGTAAGTATATCAAATGACAGAGAGATGGAACGTGAATTTTTAAAATTAAACTTTTTTCCTGTTGCACCGTTTGAAGTGATCTTTACTTCAGACCAGCTAATGGAAAGTATAAAAAAGCTGGGATTCCCAATTTCGATAAAAGGTTGCAAAAAAGACTCTCCAAACATAGGGAATATTAGGACAAATCAACAAGCGTTAGAAGCATTTAATATGGTCAAAAATGTTGAAAATAGAGTAATTGTCGAGAGATATGTGCCAGGCAACAGTTATAAGATTCTGGTTGTGAATGGGAAAGTTGTGGCAGCTATTGAGAGAACCTCTCCATACATTATAGGCGATGGAAAAAGAAGAATTTTAGAACTTTTAGATCAAGGTGAGAAAAACAATAAATATATTCAAAAGAATATTTTAAAACAGGGATTTACTTTGGATGATATTTTACCAAAAGGAATGAGGGTATTTTTGAAGGAGCCAACAAGTTTTAAAACAGGTTGTATAACTACAGACGTTACAGAAAAGGTAGCATATGAAAATCAACAACTTTTTGTTAAGATTGCAGAAAAACTTGGATATGTAACAACTGTCTTAGACTTTGTTACAGAAGATATTTCGCTTCCATATACTATTATAGGTGGTTATGTTGTTGATATTGAGACAAACTGTGATCTTCGAATATTTTCACAGACATGTAACAACGATGTATTCAATACTATACTGGATGTGTATTTTGAAAAGATTCCAAATCCATCTGTGCCGATAATTGCTGTGTCAGGGACATATGGAAAAAGCACAATTTTGCAAATAATGAGGTACATTTTTCAAAGATGCGGATTGGAAGCGTCTATCGATAGCGAAATGGAGAATTTCTATCTGAGAAGTTTTGGAGATTTGTCGGACATAAAGCTGGTTGAATTCAATCCTGAAAAAGGTATTGAGGAGATAGAAATAGAACCTGAGGCAGGTATTATTACCAATACATTTTCTCAAAATCAGATAGAAAAAAACCTTTTGTTTACCAGAAGCATTAAGGAAAATGGATATCTAATTTTAAATGTCAACGATGCTTATAAATACCTGTACAGTGCAAAAGCTAAATGCAGAATTGTATTTACTTCGACTTCAAGTCATCATCCAGATTTAAAAGCGCATATGGAAATGAAAAAACCTTGTGTGTACCTTGAAAATGATATAATAAAAATATTTGACGGAAAAGAACTCTTTTCTTTTTGCAATATTAAAGAAATCCCTTATTCATACGATGGTAAGCTTATATTTGCAGTTGATAATATTCTTCAGACAGTTGCAGCACTGTATTTTTACGGGGTAGACAGTGAGATCATATATAAGTTTTTGATCGAATACAAGAACGACTCACATCAAAATCCTGGAAAGTTCAATATATTTGATATAAATGGTGTAAAAGTGATTATTGACAGCCTTCGAAAGAAAGAACATGTAAAAATGCTTACATTAAGTCTTAGCTCCATAGGTATCAGGAATCTTTATTTTGTGTGCGAACAGAGACAAAAACAAATTTTGGATTTTGTTGAAGATAAGAGTAGAATTATATCCAAGCAGATAGAAAAGTTTTCAGATGTGGTTGAAATGGTCTCTGATGCCATAAGAAAGGCAAACAAGGGTGATGGAGTGTTTATTGTCCTGCCAGAACCTTTAAATAGAGATGTTACGTTTGAGATAAGAGAGGGACTGGCAAAAAGGAAAAAGAATTTTGTGAACAATGCTTGAAAAACTCAATAAAGTTTAGTATCATATCGACTATAGGAAGTTTTAAAAATTTATGGTGATTAGGAGTTGATTTTGCTATGAGCCTACCACAGGTGTTTAGATATAGAGGAAGAGAAGTATACAAAATTAGAAATAACCTTATCCACTATGGAAATCCAGACGACAAATTTGTTGCTGTGTTTGTGGTGCTGGGCACTGAAGAGTATAAGGGTTATAAGATATCCTCACCTATTTCAGTTGAACTTCAGATAAACAATCCAAAGCTCACTGTCAGAGAAAGAGTTGTGAAAAAAGCCGAGGCAGACAACCTTTACAAGGCACTTGAACTTGCTCATGTATGGCTTGTTCAGGCAAACGGCAAGTAAATTTTGGCAGTTGATTTTAAAAAGTTTTGAGAGTATAATAAAATTGGCTGTGCTATGATGGGGAGGTAGCGGTGCCCTGTAACCCGCAATCCGCTATAGCGGGGTCGAATAGCCAGACTGAGGTATAACCCTTTTGGCATTGAGGGCAGGCCGGGGTGAGGATGGTTGTGTCCTGCGCAACGCGAGGGCTGTGAACCCCGCCAGGTCCGGAAGGAAGCAACGGTAAGCAGTTTTTCGCGTGTGCCGCAGGGGTGCATGACAGGAGCCTGTCAGGTCTGCTATTTCACCAGGAGGGTTATATCGAAGCTGGTCGCACAGCCATTTTATTTTTTATCTTTCTTCAGCTTCCAGGAATAAAAATCTAAAAGTAAATAATTTTATTGACAGGTACTTGGATTTAGAATATAATATAAAAAAGTATAACATAGGTTTACAAAGGGAGGATAAGATACAAATGATAGTTCTTGAAGGACATGAACTTGTGACCTCCCGTGCTCTGACAGTTCTAAAACCCTATGTAGGCGAAGCTCATCTTATTTCTAGTATTCTTGTTCTTGCACACCTTCTTGAACTTGAGAAGTTTTCTTTTTTTGGAAGTGAAAAGTCTTACCAGCGACTCAAAAAACTTCTTTTTCCAAACGTTTGCGTTGAGTTCTGGCAGGAATCTCTTGAAGTTGTGTTTATCGATATTACTGCTATAAAAAAGTACTTTGTAGATTTAGGACATTTAAAAGGTTGGATTGAAGCTTTGCATGCAAACAAAAAAATATTGCTATATGAACTTTTCGTGGAAGGAAGTTTACTCTTTGACCTGAGCAACTTTATCTTAATTGCTGATGAGTTGTTCATGGTAGAAGGATAGAGAATTGTTCGAAAAATCAAGGGAGATTTTCAAAAGTCTCCCTTTTAAATTTTCTTTGAAGTACGATATAATAAAAACAATCTTTTTTTCAGGAATATATTATTAATAAGGAGAAAAACACAGAAGGAGTTCAGAAGACTGTGAATGTTGAATTAGAGTTTTGTTTGTACAAGCTTTTTGAAATAATAGGTGTTATTGCAGTAAGCGGAATATATATATTATCAGTCTTTCTGGGTAATGAATTGAAAAATGCTTTAATTTACAACTTTAGCAAAATATTTTTATCTCTTGTTGTTTTTAAATTCTTATATGTACTAAATTTAGAAAAAGAAGTTGTAAGTAAAAGTGAAGGTGTTCAGGTGGTTGTATTCTTGAATTTACTTTCAAAGTTTCTTATAATATATGCACTTATATTTTCAGTTTTATGCAGGGAAAGGTTAAAAGAATTTTTATCTAAGGCATCAATATGGATAAACATAACTTTGATAATTGTAGTTTTTTTAATATCCGAAAAGATAAAAAATGCAAAAATTAATATTTTATTACAATCTACTTTATCTACAACAAAACTATACTTTATTAGCGAATTACTGATAGTTTTTGGTATTTTGTTTCTAATATACTTAAGCTTCTATAACTCTTACTTCAAACAAAATAATAGCTTTAAAGTTTTTGTATTGGCTTTTGCAGTTGGTGAGTTAATTTTGTCTCTTTTTAAGAGAAAAGGTATTCTTTTTACAGAAGCAGTTCAAAATGGAGCTATGCTTTATCTCTTTGTGGCAATATTTCTTGCTATAGCAAAACAGAGAGTAAAATTTTTGCACAGTTTAGCAAAATTTAGTACTGAGGTATTAAAAGAAAAGCTTGATTTGCAAAAAAGTTTTGAACTTCTTGTAGATTTTATTTATGAAGCTTATTCAAAGGTATTTCCAAGAATATGTTTTTATTACATCATAGAAGATGGGAATTATAAACTTATTGTATTCAAGAGTGAAGAGGTGAGTGATAAATTTGAAGATTCTTCTGCAGAAGTAAAAGTTGTAAGTAAACTTTTAGAAGAGGAGAATATTAGTACATTTGACATAAAAGATTTTGAAAACTTTTTTGAATGCAAGGCTTTAAAAAATAGGGTATTCAATAGTTTCCAAACAGTGGTATATGTTCCTGTTCACAGATACAACAGGCTTGTGGGTTTTCTTATTTGTTATTCGAAGATTAAAAACTTTAACATAACTGATGAACTCCAGGATGGTTTTACAATCTTTATGAATTTTTCTCAAGCTCTTCTTTCTCAAATTGAAAGGATTGAGAAGATAAAGAATTTATCAACAGAGGATGAACTTACAGGTCTTTATAACAGGAGATACTTTATGAAGGAATTGATTTTGGAGTCAATAGCTGCAGATAGATATAAAAATAAGTTTTGTGTAGCTTTTTTTGATATGGATAATCTGAAACTTTTAAACGATGTTTATGGACACGGTGTGGGAGATAAAGCTATAAAAATAATTGCCAGGATTATACGGGACAATATACGGAAAACAGATATTGCGGCAAGACTTGGGGGAGATGAATTCGCGGTTATATTCAAAAATTGTAGTAAAGATGCTATAGAGGATAGAATTAAAAATATAAAGCAATTAATTGAAAAAGAGTCAGAGCTACAGCTTCCGAAAAAGATAAGAGTGAGCTGTGGAATTGCTGTGTATCCAGACGATACAACCAGTCTTGATGAGCTTATTAAGATTGCTGATATGAGAATGTATGAAGAAAAATTAAAAAACAAAGGGGGCGATTTTGATGCAGAAAGGCAGTAGCACTGTTAGGGTATTTTTTGAGGATGTAAATATATGTGAAGATGTGGAGGTAGGAACTAATCTTTTGAGCTTTGTTCCAAGATTTGAGAGTTATTTTAAATCTCCTATAGTTGCTGCAAA includes the following:
- a CDS encoding Mur ligase, encoding MKIENIKVYNNRNIYSDKKVAVLKVKGKPEEASSFAKLCIHIQNLIGYNLVEYWECFSVEDYIDVLIEHDNPIIVYKVIEFALECMGKGFIPEDFPDKISKLKKLTIETELSPNTRLLKNACMKRGIRFTRIGYTDTFILGEGKYAKLFAGLISEQDFSVVSISNDREMEREFLKLNFFPVAPFEVIFTSDQLMESIKKLGFPISIKGCKKDSPNIGNIRTNQQALEAFNMVKNVENRVIVERYVPGNSYKILVVNGKVVAAIERTSPYIIGDGKRRILELLDQGEKNNKYIQKNILKQGFTLDDILPKGMRVFLKEPTSFKTGCITTDVTEKVAYENQQLFVKIAEKLGYVTTVLDFVTEDISLPYTIIGGYVVDIETNCDLRIFSQTCNNDVFNTILDVYFEKIPNPSVPIIAVSGTYGKSTILQIMRYIFQRCGLEASIDSEMENFYLRSFGDLSDIKLVEFNPEKGIEEIEIEPEAGIITNTFSQNQIEKNLLFTRSIKENGYLILNVNDAYKYLYSAKAKCRIVFTSTSSHHPDLKAHMEMKKPCVYLENDIIKIFDGKELFSFCNIKEIPYSYDGKLIFAVDNILQTVAALYFYGVDSEIIYKFLIEYKNDSHQNPGKFNIFDINGVKVIIDSLRKKEHVKMLTLSLSSIGIRNLYFVCEQRQKQILDFVEDKSRIISKQIEKFSDVVEMVSDAIRKANKGDGVFIVLPEPLNRDVTFEIREGLAKRKKNFVNNA
- a CDS encoding GGDEF domain-containing protein; translated protein: MNVELEFCLYKLFEIIGVIAVSGIYILSVFLGNELKNALIYNFSKIFLSLVVFKFLYVLNLEKEVVSKSEGVQVVVFLNLLSKFLIIYALIFSVLCRERLKEFLSKASIWINITLIIVVFLISEKIKNAKINILLQSTLSTTKLYFISELLIVFGILFLIYLSFYNSYFKQNNSFKVFVLAFAVGELILSLFKRKGILFTEAVQNGAMLYLFVAIFLAIAKQRVKFLHSLAKFSTEVLKEKLDLQKSFELLVDFIYEAYSKVFPRICFYYIIEDGNYKLIVFKSEEVSDKFEDSSAEVKVVSKLLEEENISTFDIKDFENFFECKALKNRVFNSFQTVVYVPVHRYNRLVGFLICYSKIKNFNITDELQDGFTIFMNFSQALLSQIERIEKIKNLSTEDELTGLYNRRYFMKELILESIAADRYKNKFCVAFFDMDNLKLLNDVYGHGVGDKAIKIIARIIRDNIRKTDIAARLGGDEFAVIFKNCSKDAIEDRIKNIKQLIEKESELQLPKKIRVSCGIAVYPDDTTSLDELIKIADMRMYEEKLKNKGGDFDAERQ
- a CDS encoding isocitrate/isopropylmalate dehydrogenase family protein; this encodes MAYRITLIPGDGIGPEVTEAARRVLDASGVKIEWEIVEAGEKVMGQYGTPLPDYVLESVKRNKVALKGPITTPVGTGFRSVNVALRQALNLYANVRPVKSYEGVPARYTNVDLIIVRENTEDLYAGIEYMAGDDAAVGVKIITRKASERIVRYAFELARREKRRKVTAVHKANIQKLTDGLFLECARKVAQDYPDIEFEDMIVDAMSMKLVQSPENYDVLVMPNMYGDILSDLAAGLVGGLGIAPGANIGEDGAVFEPIHGSAPKRAGQNLANPTATILSGVMMLRYLGELEAADRVEKAVAKVIKEGKEVTYDLGGSTGTKEFADAVIREMEKI
- a CDS encoding aconitate hydratase produces the protein MGLTVAQKIIKQHLVKGEMIPGKEIAIRIDQTLTQDSTGTMAYLQFEAMGIDRVKTKRSVAYIDHNTLQTGPENADDHLYIQTVAKKHGIYFSKPGNGICHQVHLERFAVPGQTLLGSDSHTPTAGGIGMLAIGAGGLDVAVAMGGGEYYLIMPKIVKVNLKGKLQSWVSAKDIILELLRRLTVKGGVGKIFEYTGEGVKTLSIPERATITNMGAELGATTSIFPSDEVTYEFLKAQGREADFVEILPDPDAQYDEEIEIDLSSLVPLAACPHSPDNVVPVSELKGIKVDQVAIGSCTNSSYKDLMKVAKILEGKTIAEHVSLVISPGSKQVLNMLAQNGALSSLVAAGARILECACGPCIGMGQAPRTNGISLRTFNRNFEGRSGTPSAKVYLVSPETAAASAITGYITDPRILGDEPQVEMPKSFLINDNLIVPPAENPDEVEVIRGPNIKQFPQGKPLPEVVVGKVLIKLGDNITTDHIMPSNAKLLPYRSNIPYLSDYCLTPCDPDFPKKARENGGGFIVGGVNYGQGSSREHAALVPLYLGIKGVLAKSFARIHMANLINNGIIPMVFENPSDYDTIEEMDELKIENAREQIEKSDVLIIENVTKGLKYKMILNLTDRQRQMILHGGLLNLTKAMGMK
- a CDS encoding GntR family transcriptional regulator, producing MVYNNYSDDKDTRYSPLYEKIFEVIKEKILMGILKPGDPLVEVKLAEELGVSRTPIREALRQLELEGLVYSIPHKGAFVAGVTAQDIEDIYTIRMLLDGLAARWAAQKITKDEEDELTEIITLMELYTKKKDIPKVMKTDSQFHQLIYKASKSKPLEHVLSTFHSYIIRARATSFETPGRLEEAMEEHKLIFEAIVSRDPDKAEEYMKLHVKNAAKNLIEQKKIEERTTAGK